A part of Maridesulfovibrio hydrothermalis AM13 = DSM 14728 genomic DNA contains:
- the pnp gene encoding polyribonucleotide nucleotidyltransferase: protein MLTPFETTSVLGQVGNLDIKLETGRMANQTNGSVWIQSGGTVVHVTAVSMATSEPRDFFPLTCNYLEKTYAAGRIPGGYFRREVGRPSDRETLVSRLMDRPIRPMFPKAFCDEVQVIATVLSADTNTNPDVLAMTGASAALHISDMPFNGPVAAARVGMVNNEFVLYPTYKGISEDSDLNLIFAATRDAVIMVEGSSQFLSENTIAEALEFGHEQLGPMFDLQDALREKVGRPKVEVVEPVKDEEVITLVTDTFAADLDKALTIPEKMTRRAAKAEVKSNAVKLIEEKFPEEPKRAKAVGEAMAALEKKIVRDRIVNEGIRIDGRDLTTVRNLSMEVGNLPMTHGSALFRRGETSALAVCTLGSSRDEQRFETLIGEGTKRFMLHYNFPPYCVGEARFLRAPSRREIGHGTLAERALRPVLPSPEKFPFTMRVVSEVMDSNGSSSMASVCGTTLSLMDAGVPISAPVAGIAMGLCQEGDGFYVLTDILGDEDALGDMDFKVAGTEEGITAIQMDIKISGIPAEVLRKALAQAKEARQLILDDMKQVIAEPRAELSVNAPQMEVLTINPEKIRDLIGPGGKNIKAITAETSADIDIEDSGKVSIFAPTLESLKKTVEMVQYYDQTADLGTNYVGTVKKILEIGAIVEILPGLEGLLHISQIDVERIESVTDVVQLGQEITVKVVEVQPNGRIRLSRKAWLMEQAGQEVDLEKFKMGGRPGGGRRDDRRGGGPRGGRPGGGGRR, encoded by the coding sequence ATGCTAACACCTTTTGAAACCACCTCAGTTCTCGGTCAGGTCGGGAATCTCGATATCAAACTCGAGACCGGACGCATGGCCAACCAGACTAACGGTAGCGTATGGATTCAGTCCGGCGGAACCGTTGTACACGTAACAGCAGTAAGCATGGCTACCAGCGAACCTCGGGACTTCTTCCCCCTTACCTGCAACTACCTTGAAAAAACCTACGCAGCCGGACGCATTCCCGGTGGTTACTTCCGTCGTGAAGTAGGCCGTCCTTCTGACCGTGAAACACTTGTCTCCCGTCTCATGGACCGCCCCATCCGCCCCATGTTCCCCAAAGCTTTCTGCGACGAAGTGCAGGTTATCGCAACTGTACTTTCCGCTGACACAAACACCAACCCTGATGTTCTGGCAATGACCGGAGCATCCGCAGCTCTGCATATCTCCGACATGCCCTTCAACGGTCCTGTTGCAGCAGCCAGAGTCGGCATGGTGAACAACGAATTTGTTCTCTACCCCACATATAAAGGAATTTCTGAAGACAGCGACCTCAACCTCATCTTTGCAGCTACTCGCGACGCAGTTATCATGGTTGAAGGCAGCTCCCAGTTCCTTTCTGAGAACACCATTGCTGAAGCACTTGAGTTCGGTCACGAGCAGCTCGGACCTATGTTTGACCTTCAGGATGCGCTCAGAGAAAAAGTAGGCCGTCCTAAAGTCGAAGTTGTAGAGCCTGTAAAAGACGAAGAAGTTATCACTCTGGTAACTGACACATTTGCAGCTGATCTAGACAAAGCTCTCACCATCCCTGAAAAGATGACACGCAGAGCTGCCAAGGCCGAAGTAAAATCCAACGCTGTTAAGCTCATCGAAGAAAAATTTCCCGAAGAGCCTAAAAGAGCAAAAGCTGTCGGCGAAGCAATGGCTGCTCTTGAAAAGAAAATTGTACGTGACCGCATCGTAAATGAAGGCATCCGCATTGACGGACGTGACCTGACCACTGTGCGTAACCTTTCCATGGAAGTAGGCAACCTGCCTATGACTCACGGCTCTGCACTTTTCCGCAGAGGTGAAACTTCCGCACTTGCAGTATGCACACTCGGTTCCTCCCGTGATGAGCAGAGATTTGAAACACTCATCGGTGAAGGAACCAAGCGTTTCATGCTCCATTACAACTTCCCCCCTTACTGCGTGGGTGAAGCCAGATTTCTGCGTGCTCCCTCCCGCCGTGAAATCGGCCACGGAACACTGGCTGAACGCGCTCTGCGCCCCGTTCTGCCTTCCCCTGAAAAATTCCCTTTCACTATGCGCGTAGTTTCCGAGGTCATGGACTCTAACGGTTCTTCCTCAATGGCTTCCGTATGCGGCACAACCCTGTCCCTCATGGACGCAGGTGTACCCATCAGCGCGCCTGTTGCGGGTATCGCAATGGGGCTTTGTCAGGAAGGAGACGGCTTCTACGTTCTTACCGACATTCTCGGTGATGAAGATGCTCTCGGAGATATGGACTTCAAAGTTGCTGGTACTGAAGAAGGTATCACTGCAATTCAGATGGATATCAAGATCAGCGGCATCCCCGCAGAAGTTCTGCGCAAAGCCCTTGCTCAGGCTAAAGAAGCCCGTCAGCTCATCCTTGATGACATGAAACAGGTTATTGCCGAGCCTAGAGCTGAGCTTTCCGTTAACGCACCTCAGATGGAAGTTCTCACCATCAACCCCGAAAAGATCAGAGACCTTATCGGACCCGGTGGTAAAAACATCAAAGCTATCACAGCTGAAACATCAGCTGATATCGATATCGAAGATTCCGGTAAAGTTTCCATCTTCGCGCCTACTCTTGAGTCTCTCAAGAAGACCGTGGAAATGGTTCAGTACTACGATCAGACAGCCGATCTCGGTACCAACTACGTAGGTACTGTTAAAAAGATCCTTGAAATCGGTGCAATCGTTGAGATCCTGCCCGGACTTGAAGGTCTGCTGCACATCTCCCAGATCGATGTTGAACGCATCGAAAGCGTAACTGACGTTGTGCAACTGGGTCAGGAAATTACCGTTAAAGTTGTTGAAGTACAGCCTAACGGACGCATTCGCCTTTCCCGCAAAGCCTGGCTCATG
- the rpsO gene encoding 30S ribosomal protein S15 — translation MVMTAEDKAKVIEEYQTKPGDTGSPEVQVALLTARITYLTDHFKGHKKDFHSRTGLLKMVGQRRNILKYLKSKDIQRYRDLIARLGLRK, via the coding sequence ATGGTTATGACTGCAGAAGATAAGGCAAAAGTTATTGAGGAATACCAGACTAAACCAGGTGACACCGGTTCCCCTGAAGTACAGGTAGCTCTTCTTACCGCAAGAATTACGTACCTGACAGACCACTTCAAAGGTCACAAAAAGGATTTTCACTCCCGCACAGGCCTGCTCAAAATGGTCGGCCAGCGCAGAAACATCCTGAAATACCTGAAATCAAAAGATATTCAGCGTTACCGTGACCTTATTGCAAGACTTGGTCTTCGCAAATAA
- the truB gene encoding tRNA pseudouridine(55) synthase TruB codes for MGRKPRTSPFQKHGVLVLNKPSGPTSTDCLNSIKREFKQFKIGHAGTLDPLAEGVLLVMLGQATKLGPYLTGHDKVYSGSLIIGESTDTYDIQGTVTSTGDISEITEKMVENEILAWNDLTSQEVPAYSAAKHKGRPLYELARNGEETPVKIKSIEIFDAEPLEVTLPKARFRVGCSAGTYIRSLVHSLGSRLECGAVMESLRREESRPYRLSEAHELDEVLADPDGFEGRIIPLADALPHWHKFTPSEPVIANIKNGFRIPVEEVCSAEADIIEGERAMFLDTDGNALALMETKSIDGKLLWVILRGLWG; via the coding sequence GTGGGAAGAAAACCTCGTACAAGCCCTTTTCAAAAACACGGTGTTCTGGTTCTGAACAAACCTTCAGGCCCGACATCAACAGATTGCCTCAATTCAATTAAACGCGAATTTAAGCAATTTAAAATAGGTCATGCCGGAACACTCGATCCTCTTGCCGAAGGCGTACTGCTGGTAATGCTGGGTCAGGCGACAAAACTCGGGCCATATTTGACAGGGCATGATAAAGTGTACTCTGGAAGCCTGATTATAGGTGAAAGCACAGACACTTACGACATCCAAGGGACAGTAACATCCACCGGAGACATTTCTGAGATCACTGAAAAAATGGTGGAAAATGAAATTTTAGCATGGAATGACTTGACTAGTCAGGAGGTTCCTGCATATTCGGCTGCTAAGCACAAGGGCCGACCGCTCTATGAGCTGGCTCGAAATGGTGAGGAAACTCCCGTTAAAATTAAGAGCATTGAAATTTTTGACGCAGAACCGCTGGAAGTGACTCTGCCAAAAGCCCGTTTTCGAGTTGGGTGCTCTGCCGGCACCTACATACGCTCCCTGGTCCATAGCTTGGGGTCGCGACTCGAATGTGGCGCGGTAATGGAATCACTTAGACGCGAAGAGAGCCGGCCTTACCGGCTTAGCGAAGCACATGAACTCGACGAAGTTCTGGCCGATCCTGATGGATTTGAGGGACGAATTATTCCGCTTGCGGATGCACTCCCTCACTGGCACAAGTTCACACCATCTGAACCTGTGATTGCAAACATCAAGAATGGATTCAGAATTCCTGTAGAGGAAGTATGTTCAGCAGAAGCAGATATTATCGAAGGCGAAAGGGCTATGTTCCTTGATACCGATGGTAATGCTCTGGCCCTTATGGAGACGAAGTCAATAGACGGAAAGCTTCTCTGGGTAATTCTTCGCGGCTTGTGGGGTTGA
- a CDS encoding DHH family phosphoesterase yields the protein MEAQLKEICRILKEENDFLVAAHFNPDGDALGSTAALGYILESLGKRFRLYNQSGMPETMKWFSTPSPIQTEIPKGFEGWYIILDCGDAPRMGEPLMNAMDPEKSINIDHHMGNSDFAAVNWVDTNRPAVGEMITLIARELNISLAGKLGEAIYLSIATDTGFFTYGNTKPETLEIIADILRHGLKLEEFVPKIRNQWTMKRINLWTVALSKIELHHNGQTAMIFIPQEMMDETDAVGPDCEGLVSFILRIRDVRVAVLIREDSPLRYKFSLRSEANVDVQSIASLFCGGGHRNASGGVIENNPETVREKLIAAIGDKLAN from the coding sequence ATGGAAGCTCAGTTGAAAGAAATATGTCGGATTCTTAAAGAAGAAAACGACTTTCTCGTCGCAGCGCATTTCAACCCAGATGGTGATGCGCTCGGCTCCACAGCTGCGCTTGGCTATATCCTTGAATCGCTAGGTAAACGTTTTCGCCTCTATAATCAAAGCGGAATGCCTGAAACCATGAAATGGTTCAGCACCCCCTCCCCCATCCAGACTGAAATCCCCAAAGGGTTCGAAGGATGGTATATTATTTTGGATTGCGGTGACGCACCGCGCATGGGCGAACCTCTGATGAATGCAATGGACCCCGAAAAGTCCATCAATATTGACCACCACATGGGCAATTCAGATTTTGCGGCAGTCAACTGGGTAGATACCAACCGCCCGGCTGTAGGAGAAATGATCACCCTCATTGCCCGCGAACTGAACATCTCTCTTGCCGGCAAACTGGGTGAAGCAATCTACCTTTCCATTGCAACCGACACAGGTTTTTTCACATACGGAAACACCAAACCGGAAACACTCGAAATCATTGCTGACATTCTGAGACATGGTTTGAAGCTAGAAGAGTTCGTTCCTAAAATCCGCAACCAGTGGACCATGAAACGGATCAATCTCTGGACTGTCGCTCTTAGCAAAATAGAACTGCACCACAACGGTCAAACTGCCATGATCTTCATTCCTCAGGAAATGATGGATGAAACTGACGCAGTCGGCCCTGATTGCGAAGGACTGGTCAGCTTTATACTGAGAATACGCGATGTACGTGTTGCTGTTCTCATACGCGAAGACAGCCCGCTCAGATACAAATTCAGTCTGCGTTCAGAAGCAAATGTTGATGTCCAGTCCATTGCCTCCCTTTTTTGCGGAGGAGGACACCGGAATGCCAGCGGTGGAGTAATTGAAAACAACCCAGAGACAGTACGCGAAAAACTCATCGCCGCTATAGGTGATAAATTAGCAAACTAA
- the rbfA gene encoding 30S ribosome-binding factor RbfA produces MKTSTSRRSVKMADQIMREIATMLIEEIADPRLEMVSISGVRMNKDNKIAEVMFTMSGDKVKIEAAVVGLNKAKGFIRSKLSKRIRTRQIPELRFVHDNFLEEMVYGSSVERNMSDS; encoded by the coding sequence ATGAAGACATCCACATCACGCCGCTCTGTCAAAATGGCTGACCAGATCATGCGCGAAATAGCCACAATGCTCATCGAAGAGATTGCGGACCCACGACTTGAAATGGTCTCTATCAGCGGAGTCAGGATGAATAAAGACAACAAAATTGCAGAAGTAATGTTTACCATGTCAGGAGACAAGGTAAAGATTGAAGCAGCAGTTGTCGGCCTTAACAAAGCCAAAGGTTTTATACGCAGCAAACTCAGTAAGCGTATACGCACCCGTCAGATTCCCGAACTCAGATTTGTTCACGATAATTTTCTCGAGGAGATGGTGTATGGAAGCTCAGTTGAAAGAAATATGTCGGATTCTTAA
- a CDS encoding DUF503 domain-containing protein, with protein MIIGVLSLEFRLHGNRSLKGKRKISLSLKQKLRNKFNVSVSEVEAMDSHERLVLAAVTVANDTRKVESRLSKALAMIEAISPAELVHCETEIFSSCPCGQDSFF; from the coding sequence ATGATAATAGGCGTACTGTCACTGGAATTCAGACTTCACGGCAACAGATCACTCAAAGGCAAACGCAAAATATCACTCAGCCTGAAGCAAAAGCTTCGAAATAAGTTCAACGTATCCGTGTCGGAAGTTGAAGCGATGGATTCTCACGAAAGGCTGGTACTTGCTGCCGTGACAGTGGCTAATGACACACGCAAAGTAGAAAGCAGATTATCAAAAGCTCTGGCCATGATCGAGGCAATATCTCCGGCAGAGCTGGTTCACTGTGAAACCGAAATTTTCAGTTCCTGTCCCTGTGGTCAGGATAGTTTTTTTTAG